One segment of Verrucomicrobiia bacterium DNA contains the following:
- a CDS encoding PEGA domain-containing protein, translating to MERFGAFEAGRVLDSGNGAIVYEARKEGDSKGRYVLKVFAPERLMAEEAGEERSALEPLFKDLGASFTSRVNLQKKAADSSPYFAPILAAGHDERGAWYVTRFYPRSIKAMLERIVALEAPDLFRVVQSAVRAALHLQRTAGRSHGNLKPSNIFVEGVRKPRSSRVVVADPQPGDAAEAERYEREDLRAIGQLIYQLVFKRAVDFAWVIVPLETSPEWARIFGKKTSAWLALCNRLLDPSLSLDKTNLASLEQDLRRLEPKPPVPVMPVGIAAGVLLVGGLMAFLLLHKRQTGTLIIGVEPEGARVVLTPLDEEDVEGISETRPAVKGVLKLVLKKGKYRIRAESPENKLEPSRRLTVRLDAGQTVRTNLSLAYGGLVVVSQPPGASFKVGDTVFHTPFTNYSYPPAVLDLQLQLEGYETTNLTVTVPTNHQVVSWVAQLRKPPPGSRLVEFLSDPPGAVIYVDGVSKGKASLPIRVSLEIAPHTIRAELPAPFAPITKQIEVVQGQNPSQRFYFPHGTLTVVSSTPPVLQIFLTNQLAGVSPTNLLLPPGAYELEFRASGFKTNIQPALVSDGVTNRLSPVLDPLGGFVDLTSDPLGAEIRDRTGKVLTHTLVGGMTRVPLARGTTDLVALFSGLDPVWRSNIIIFPGQVTNLGTFRFQYGRVSFFNSMPAEIGTNPLVRNASGALVPFGETVYQRPGQKVLYQVQLDDYQLWTNWVALAAGDLTTIPVRLRRNQIPMVLESNLRGAAYSYLDENRREVPLGQGTNFYLAWGTNVLVAKYGNLAPLRHTLVVPRSGSARDTFTFEDYGSVITTNLLAGTEIYQADPNSLVFQGRAPETIYARPGPATFLFVREGYTNQASTNVLRASWVVLTSPLPLPYRSKTSGLELMWVPGLPGTRDGGYVGRTHVTQGQYRQVMNANPSEPLPAQDDLPVNNVSAQDALTFCQRLTDADKKDPAFPGGCVYSLLTVAQWDQLKLAADPSKGIFSAPRPALPLDRPKPDESAVADAHGIFGVYGNVDQICFDQALPGYRAKGGRYTDTAASFKYRFTDTFSDPSRVVGFRVVLIPPAK from the coding sequence ATGGAGCGTTTTGGAGCCTTTGAAGCCGGGAGGGTTCTGGATTCCGGCAACGGGGCGATTGTCTATGAGGCCCGGAAAGAAGGGGATTCCAAAGGGCGCTATGTCTTAAAGGTGTTCGCGCCGGAGCGGTTAATGGCCGAGGAGGCCGGCGAAGAGCGCTCGGCGCTGGAACCGCTCTTCAAAGACCTCGGGGCGTCTTTCACCAGCCGTGTTAACCTGCAGAAGAAAGCGGCCGACTCCTCGCCTTACTTTGCGCCTATTCTTGCCGCCGGCCACGATGAGCGAGGGGCCTGGTATGTGACCCGCTTTTATCCCCGCTCTATCAAGGCCATGCTCGAGCGCATCGTGGCGTTGGAGGCGCCCGACCTCTTTCGTGTGGTTCAGTCCGCAGTGCGCGCTGCCCTGCACTTGCAGCGGACCGCTGGCCGGTCCCATGGCAATCTCAAACCCTCGAACATCTTTGTGGAGGGTGTTCGCAAACCCAGGAGTTCACGGGTGGTTGTGGCGGACCCCCAGCCGGGGGATGCGGCTGAGGCAGAGCGGTATGAACGGGAGGACCTTCGGGCAATAGGCCAATTGATTTACCAGTTGGTTTTCAAGCGGGCAGTCGATTTCGCGTGGGTAATTGTTCCGTTGGAAACATCGCCTGAGTGGGCGCGTATCTTTGGGAAGAAGACCAGCGCCTGGTTGGCGCTCTGCAATCGCCTGCTTGATCCGAGCCTTTCGCTCGATAAAACCAATTTGGCGAGTCTGGAGCAGGACCTTCGCCGGTTGGAGCCCAAGCCGCCAGTGCCGGTGATGCCGGTGGGGATTGCTGCGGGGGTGCTGCTGGTAGGGGGCTTGATGGCTTTCCTGCTGCTGCACAAACGCCAGACTGGCACGCTGATCATCGGAGTCGAGCCTGAAGGCGCCCGGGTCGTCCTCACGCCTCTTGACGAGGAAGATGTCGAGGGCATCTCCGAGACGCGGCCCGCGGTGAAGGGCGTTTTGAAGCTGGTCCTTAAAAAAGGGAAATACCGGATCAGGGCGGAATCTCCGGAGAACAAGCTCGAACCATCGCGCCGGCTCACGGTGAGGCTGGATGCGGGCCAGACGGTGCGGACGAATTTGAGTTTGGCCTATGGGGGCCTGGTCGTGGTCAGCCAACCGCCAGGGGCCTCTTTCAAGGTTGGCGACACCGTTTTCCACACGCCCTTTACGAATTATTCTTACCCGCCGGCGGTCCTTGATCTGCAGCTTCAGTTGGAAGGTTACGAAACCACCAATCTCACGGTAACGGTTCCAACCAACCATCAGGTGGTTTCGTGGGTGGCGCAGTTGCGCAAACCGCCGCCGGGCAGCAGGCTGGTTGAGTTTCTCAGTGACCCGCCTGGCGCGGTGATTTACGTCGATGGCGTTTCCAAAGGAAAGGCGTCGTTGCCCATCCGAGTATCGCTTGAAATTGCGCCGCATACCATCCGCGCTGAATTGCCAGCGCCCTTTGCCCCGATTACAAAGCAAATTGAGGTTGTTCAGGGGCAAAACCCATCGCAGAGGTTTTATTTCCCCCATGGCACCCTGACGGTCGTCAGCAGCACGCCGCCGGTGCTGCAGATTTTTTTAACAAACCAATTGGCGGGTGTCTCGCCTACGAACCTTCTGCTGCCGCCCGGGGCGTATGAACTCGAGTTTCGGGCCAGTGGCTTTAAAACCAATATCCAGCCGGCATTGGTATCCGATGGAGTCACCAACCGGCTGTCACCCGTTCTTGACCCGCTGGGTGGTTTTGTGGATTTGACCAGCGACCCGCTCGGGGCGGAAATCCGGGACCGAACGGGCAAGGTCCTGACCCATACGTTGGTGGGAGGAATGACTCGGGTCCCATTGGCCCGGGGCACAACCGATTTGGTGGCGTTATTCAGCGGACTGGACCCCGTATGGCGGAGCAACATTATCATTTTCCCTGGACAGGTTACCAACCTGGGCACGTTCAGATTCCAGTATGGCCGTGTGTCGTTTTTTAACAGCATGCCCGCAGAGATTGGCACCAATCCCCTAGTCAGAAATGCCTCTGGAGCTTTGGTTCCATTCGGCGAAACGGTTTACCAGCGGCCCGGTCAGAAGGTCTTGTATCAAGTGCAGTTGGATGATTACCAGTTGTGGACCAATTGGGTGGCGCTCGCAGCCGGAGATTTAACTACAATTCCTGTCAGGTTGCGCAGAAACCAAATACCAATGGTCCTGGAGAGCAATTTACGCGGCGCGGCTTATTCGTATCTGGACGAAAACAGGCGGGAAGTGCCGTTGGGCCAGGGAACGAATTTTTATCTGGCTTGGGGGACTAACGTCCTCGTTGCCAAATACGGCAATCTGGCGCCCTTGAGGCACACCCTGGTCGTCCCTCGGTCTGGAAGCGCCCGCGATACATTCACCTTTGAAGATTACGGAAGCGTCATCACCACCAACCTGCTCGCAGGCACCGAAATATATCAGGCGGACCCCAATTCGCTGGTTTTTCAAGGGCGCGCCCCGGAGACCATTTATGCGCGGCCAGGGCCGGCCACCTTTCTGTTTGTGCGCGAGGGTTACACGAACCAGGCCTCGACTAATGTTTTGCGGGCCAGTTGGGTTGTATTGACTTCGCCCTTGCCCTTGCCGTATCGGAGCAAGACGAGCGGTCTGGAATTGATGTGGGTGCCGGGCCTGCCTGGCACTCGCGACGGCGGATATGTCGGCAGAACTCATGTCACTCAGGGCCAATACCGGCAGGTTATGAACGCCAACCCAAGCGAACCACTACCCGCCCAGGACGATCTGCCGGTCAACAATGTCAGCGCTCAAGATGCTCTCACGTTTTGCCAGCGACTGACCGATGCCGATAAAAAAGACCCGGCATTCCCCGGCGGTTGCGTCTATTCGCTCCTGACTGTCGCACAATGGGACCAGCTCAAATTAGCCGCTGATCCGAGCAAGGGCATTTTTTCCGCGCCCAGGCCGGCGCTGCCATTGGACCGCCCCAAACCCGACGAGAGCGCCGTAGCCGATGCTCATGGCATTTTTGGCGTATATGGGAATGTGGACCAGATTTGTTTCGACCAGGCGCTGCCCGGCTATCGTGCCAAAGGGGGGCGCTATACGGACACAGCGGCCTCATTCAAATACCGATTTACCGACACGTTCAGCGACCCTTCCCGGGTTGTTGGTTTCAGGGTGGTTTTGATTCCTCCTGCGAAGTAG
- the gatB gene encoding Asp-tRNA(Asn)/Glu-tRNA(Gln) amidotransferase subunit GatB, with amino-acid sequence MELAAYEPVIGLETHVQLKTQSKMWCGCANEFGAPPNTRVCPVCLGLPGVLPVANQEALRLTALAGLLLNCAIPSRSKFDRKNYFYPDMPKNYQITQYDQPSAVRGCVEFEFGGGLARVRITRVHLEEDVGKNFHFERQSGVDFNRAGVPLMEIVSEPDISSAPMAYEYLNALKDILMYGGVSDCDMEKGMVRCDVNVSVRPKGQTALGAKIEIKNMNSFSGVRKALEYEIPRQIAVLEGGGALQQSTRRWNDAAGITEEMRTKEQAHDYRYFPEPDLMPFEPTEAWLQEVSKCVVELPLARKRRFMRDFNLPASDAQTFVWDVPLGNYFETAARQAKNPKAIANWVINNLRAKLAETQTSLENLKFPPSALRELAGLVDEGKISTRTAQDVFSEMFESGESAAKIVERKGLAQLSDHGAIEQFCDQVIAANPGPVVDYKAGKSAALNFLKGQVMKLSKGKANPALAGEILERKLRAVT; translated from the coding sequence ATGGAATTGGCCGCATACGAACCCGTTATTGGCCTGGAGACACACGTCCAGCTTAAAACCCAATCCAAGATGTGGTGCGGGTGCGCCAATGAGTTCGGCGCCCCGCCCAATACCCGCGTCTGCCCGGTTTGCCTCGGCCTGCCGGGGGTCTTGCCTGTCGCCAACCAGGAAGCCCTCCGCTTGACTGCCCTCGCCGGGCTTTTGCTGAATTGCGCCATCCCATCCCGCTCGAAGTTCGATAGGAAAAATTATTTCTACCCGGACATGCCAAAAAATTACCAGATCACGCAATACGACCAGCCCTCGGCGGTTCGGGGCTGCGTCGAGTTCGAGTTTGGCGGCGGGCTGGCCCGGGTGCGCATCACCCGCGTGCATCTCGAAGAGGATGTAGGAAAGAATTTCCATTTCGAACGCCAGAGCGGAGTCGATTTCAACCGGGCCGGTGTGCCTCTAATGGAGATTGTGTCCGAGCCGGACATCTCCAGCGCCCCAATGGCCTATGAGTACCTCAACGCACTCAAGGACATCCTCATGTACGGCGGCGTGAGCGATTGCGACATGGAGAAGGGCATGGTCCGGTGCGATGTCAACGTCAGCGTCCGGCCTAAAGGACAGACCGCGCTCGGGGCGAAGATCGAAATCAAAAACATGAACAGCTTCAGCGGGGTCCGCAAAGCCCTCGAATATGAAATCCCCCGCCAGATTGCGGTCCTCGAGGGCGGAGGCGCTCTCCAGCAGTCCACACGGCGCTGGAACGACGCGGCGGGCATTACCGAGGAAATGCGCACCAAAGAACAAGCCCATGATTACCGCTATTTTCCCGAACCGGACCTGATGCCTTTCGAACCAACTGAGGCCTGGCTGCAAGAAGTCTCCAAATGCGTCGTCGAGCTCCCGCTGGCGCGCAAGCGACGTTTTATGCGCGATTTCAACTTGCCCGCCTCCGATGCCCAGACGTTTGTTTGGGACGTGCCGCTAGGAAATTATTTCGAGACCGCCGCCCGCCAGGCCAAGAACCCCAAGGCAATCGCCAATTGGGTCATCAATAATCTGCGGGCCAAGCTCGCCGAGACCCAAACCAGCCTTGAAAATTTAAAGTTTCCCCCCAGCGCTCTCCGGGAACTCGCCGGGCTGGTTGACGAGGGGAAAATCAGCACCCGAACTGCGCAGGACGTGTTTTCAGAGATGTTTGAATCGGGTGAATCTGCGGCGAAAATCGTCGAAAGAAAGGGATTGGCCCAATTGAGCGATCACGGGGCAATCGAGCAGTTTTGCGACCAGGTGATTGCAGCCAATCCGGGGCCGGTTGTCGATTACAAGGCCGGAAAAAGCGCAGCGTTGAATTTTCTCAAGGGCCAAGTGATGAAGCTCAGCAAAGGCAAGGCCAACCCAGCCCTGGCTGGAGAGATTCTGGAACGAAAGCTACGGGCAGTTACCTGA